One stretch of Methyloversatilis sp. RAC08 DNA includes these proteins:
- a CDS encoding circularly permuted type 2 ATP-grasp protein, translated as MPRQLLAHYPQTETRYDELLSGPWALRPHWRSLFDTLVRARPEQMQERLSSMRRQIRENGVTYNVYADPRGVERPWELDALPLIIPPDEWEQISGAIAQRAELLNRILLDVYGPQQMLEEGLLPPALIYGHSGFLRPCHGMAVPGNIHLHLYAADLARSPDGRWWVLNDRTQAPSGAGYSLENRLVISRIFSEQFRDLRVEHLASFFATLRDTLAQHAPQSDGPPLIVLLTPGPYNETYFEHAYLARYLGFPLVEGSDLMVRDGCVWLKNLSGLRRVHVILRRLDDDFCDPLELDGESAIGVPGLVEAARQGNVLIANSLGSNLLESGALLGFLPRLCRRLLGEELAMPSLATWWCGEEAALEDAIEKLDKLVIKPAFPQLRIQSVFGQDLDKRERAALIARMRARPHHYVAQELVQLSQAPVWDTQHPRRLAARAVGLRVFACASPDGYVVMPGGLTRVASERDARVIAMQRGGSSKDTWVLTHGTVNTFSLLRRSVGPSELVRAGTKLSSRVVENLFWFGRYCERCDNTARLLRALIAQHIEHGDIADHALTRLCQQMGILPKELEDASIGELEAALRAAALDAAQPGSLASGLHQLSNVAFSLRERLSIDNWRIISRLADDLTDVPTELGEVLERLDRSVLAMMTLSGFALDGMTRDQGWRFLSVGRRIERLQFMSRVLREALADGGDTPDWLLELADSTITYRSRYMTRPQWLPVIDLLVADETNPRSIAYQALGLTDYLARLAAHFGTIESAALSDAVADMLALRADTDFRAGSPRLLAVLEALGTAAYTLSEQLGRRFFSHAATPWPGSNS; from the coding sequence ATGCCCCGCCAACTGCTCGCCCACTACCCGCAAACCGAGACGCGCTACGACGAACTGCTGTCCGGACCGTGGGCCCTTCGTCCGCACTGGCGCAGCCTGTTCGACACACTCGTGCGCGCCCGTCCGGAACAGATGCAGGAACGGCTCAGCTCCATGCGCCGGCAGATCCGCGAGAACGGCGTCACGTACAACGTGTATGCCGACCCGCGCGGCGTCGAACGGCCGTGGGAGCTTGACGCCCTGCCGCTGATCATCCCGCCGGACGAGTGGGAGCAGATATCCGGCGCCATCGCGCAGCGCGCCGAATTGCTGAACCGCATCCTGCTCGACGTGTACGGTCCGCAGCAGATGCTGGAAGAAGGGCTGCTGCCGCCGGCGCTGATCTACGGCCACTCGGGATTCCTGCGGCCGTGTCACGGCATGGCGGTGCCGGGTAACATCCACCTGCACCTGTACGCCGCCGATCTGGCGCGCTCGCCGGATGGCCGCTGGTGGGTGCTGAACGACCGCACGCAGGCGCCGTCGGGCGCCGGCTATTCGCTGGAAAACCGCCTCGTCATTTCACGCATCTTTTCGGAACAGTTCCGCGACCTGCGCGTCGAGCACCTGGCGAGCTTCTTCGCCACGCTGCGCGACACGCTGGCACAGCACGCGCCGCAGAGCGATGGTCCGCCGCTGATCGTGCTGCTGACGCCGGGGCCGTACAACGAAACCTATTTCGAGCACGCCTACCTGGCGCGCTACCTGGGTTTTCCGCTGGTCGAGGGCTCCGACCTGATGGTGCGCGACGGCTGCGTCTGGCTGAAGAACCTGTCCGGCCTGCGTCGGGTGCACGTGATCCTGCGACGGCTCGACGATGACTTCTGCGACCCGCTGGAGCTTGATGGCGAATCGGCGATCGGCGTACCGGGTCTGGTCGAAGCGGCCCGTCAGGGCAATGTGCTGATTGCCAATTCGCTCGGCTCCAACCTGCTCGAATCGGGCGCCCTGCTCGGTTTTCTGCCACGTCTGTGCCGGCGCCTGCTGGGCGAGGAGCTGGCCATGCCGTCGCTCGCCACCTGGTGGTGCGGTGAGGAAGCGGCGCTCGAGGACGCGATCGAAAAGCTGGACAAGCTGGTGATCAAGCCCGCCTTTCCGCAGTTGCGCATCCAGTCGGTTTTCGGCCAGGATCTGGACAAGCGCGAACGCGCCGCGCTGATCGCCCGCATGCGCGCGCGACCGCACCACTACGTTGCGCAGGAGCTGGTGCAGCTGTCGCAGGCCCCGGTCTGGGACACCCAGCATCCGCGCCGGCTCGCCGCACGTGCGGTCGGTCTGCGCGTGTTTGCCTGTGCGTCGCCGGACGGCTACGTCGTGATGCCGGGCGGCCTGACCCGCGTCGCCTCGGAACGCGACGCACGCGTGATCGCGATGCAGCGCGGCGGGTCGAGCAAGGACACCTGGGTGCTGACCCACGGCACGGTGAATACCTTCAGCCTGCTGCGCCGGTCGGTCGGTCCGTCGGAGCTGGTGCGTGCGGGCACCAAGCTGTCCAGTCGCGTGGTCGAGAATCTGTTCTGGTTCGGCCGCTACTGCGAACGCTGCGACAACACGGCGCGCCTGTTGCGCGCACTGATTGCACAGCACATCGAACATGGCGACATCGCGGACCATGCGCTGACCCGGCTGTGCCAGCAGATGGGCATCCTGCCGAAAGAACTCGAAGACGCGTCGATCGGCGAGCTCGAGGCGGCGCTGCGCGCGGCAGCACTCGATGCCGCGCAGCCCGGATCGCTGGCATCCGGCCTGCATCAGCTGTCGAATGTGGCCTTCAGCCTGCGCGAACGGCTGTCGATCGACAACTGGCGCATCATCAGCCGGCTGGCCGATGACCTGACCGACGTACCGACCGAACTGGGCGAAGTGCTCGAGCGACTGGACCGCAGCGTGCTGGCGATGATGACGTTGTCCGGCTTTGCGCTCGACGGGATGACGCGCGACCAGGGCTGGCGCTTCCTGTCGGTCGGCCGGCGCATCGAACGTCTGCAGTTCATGAGCCGGGTGCTGCGCGAGGCGCTTGCCGATGGCGGAGACACGCCCGACTGGTTGCTCGAACTGGCCGACAGCACGATCACCTATCGCTCGCGCTACATGACGCGGCCGCAGTGGCTGCCGGTCATCGACCTGCTGGTCGCCGACGAAACCAATCCGCGTTCCATCGCCTATCAGGCACTCGGGCTGACCGACTATCTGGCGCGCCTGGCCGCGCATTTCGGCACCATCGAATCGGCGGCGCTGTCGGATGCCGTGGCCGACATGCTCGCGCTGCGTGCCGACACCGATTTCCGCGCCGGCTCGCCACGCCTGCTCGCGGTCCTCGAAGCGCTGGGTACGGCGGCCTACACCCTGTCGGAACAGCTCGGGCGCCGCTTCTTCAGCCACGCGGCGACGCCGTGGCCGGGCAGCAACAGCTGA
- a CDS encoding transglutaminase family protein, protein MARLRYNVLHETRYAYARPVSLSRQMLHLTPRETPRQITLEHAVDIDPVPTERRARRDYFGNLVDSFTVSAAHDELVVVADSTVEVTGREAADSPASPSWERVRDRLHQVGPAPLLEPCQFLYASPHIEPLAVLARYGRLDFHRGRPLFEAASALMQRIHRDFEFDPEATTVSTPLETLLKERRGVCQDFAHFMIGCLRALGLPARYVSGYLLTRPPPGKPRLIGADASHAWVSVFCPGTGWIDFDPTNCVQPDDQHITVGWGRDFSDVTPMRGVILGGGEHTIEVCVTVTPEAPADRTTSARALEPE, encoded by the coding sequence ATGGCGCGCCTCCGCTACAACGTGCTGCACGAAACGCGCTACGCCTACGCGCGTCCGGTGTCGCTGTCGCGCCAGATGCTGCATCTGACGCCGCGCGAGACACCACGCCAGATCACGCTCGAGCACGCCGTCGACATTGATCCGGTGCCCACCGAGAGGCGCGCCCGGCGGGACTACTTCGGCAATCTGGTGGACAGTTTCACGGTCAGCGCCGCACACGACGAACTGGTCGTGGTGGCCGATTCAACCGTCGAAGTGACCGGTCGCGAAGCGGCCGACAGTCCGGCGTCACCTTCGTGGGAACGAGTGCGGGATCGCCTGCATCAGGTCGGTCCGGCACCGCTGCTCGAACCTTGCCAGTTCCTGTATGCCAGCCCGCACATCGAACCTCTGGCCGTCCTCGCCCGCTATGGGAGGCTCGATTTTCATCGGGGCCGGCCGCTGTTCGAGGCGGCCAGCGCGCTGATGCAACGGATTCACCGCGACTTCGAATTCGATCCGGAAGCGACGACGGTCAGCACGCCGCTGGAAACGCTGCTGAAGGAAAGGCGCGGCGTGTGTCAGGACTTTGCGCATTTCATGATCGGTTGCCTGCGCGCACTCGGTCTGCCGGCGCGCTATGTCAGCGGCTATCTGCTGACCCGCCCGCCACCGGGCAAGCCGCGGCTCATCGGTGCCGACGCATCGCACGCCTGGGTGTCCGTGTTCTGTCCGGGCACCGGCTGGATCGACTTCGACCCGACCAACTGCGTGCAGCCTGACGATCAGCACATCACCGTCGGCTGGGGTCGTGACTTCAGCGACGTCACACCGATGCGCGGTGTCATCCTCGGCGGTGGCGAGCACACCATCGAGGTGTGCGTCACCGTCACGCCCGAGGCACCGGCCGATCGGACAACCAGTGCTCGAGCGCTTGAACCGGAATGA
- the rpmE gene encoding 50S ribosomal protein L31, with amino-acid sequence MKQDIHPNYVAVAVTCSCGNTFETRSTLGKPLHVEVCSQCHPFYTGKQKIIDTAGRVERFRQKYANVPRS; translated from the coding sequence ATGAAACAAGATATCCACCCGAATTACGTTGCCGTTGCCGTCACCTGCTCGTGCGGCAATACCTTCGAAACGCGCTCGACGCTCGGCAAGCCGCTGCACGTTGAAGTGTGTTCGCAGTGCCACCCGTTCTACACCGGCAAGCAGAAGATCATCGACACCGCAGGTCGCGTCGAGCGCTTCCGCCAGAAATACGCCAACGTGCCGCGCAGCTGA
- the pgi gene encoding glucose-6-phosphate isomerase translates to MNLLMQTSAWPALRSKAIQLSRVHLRNFFEQDSERFARYSLAHDGWLMDYSKQRVDDETLSLLMELVHALDLPRGIRALAAGDQVNFTERRAALHMALRARDGAHAELVRDCLGALEHWVGLIRRRELLGATGQTITHVINLGIGGSDLGPRLAMEALEPQCDGPVVKLVANLDPVALDMALRECKPAHTAFVLSSKSFTTQETLANAKVAMKWLADGLGSAGVGQHLFAVTNRPAAAQELGVPAERCLFLPEWVGGRYSVWSSIALPLACAIGMPAFREMLDGARSMDEHFTQAPMSSNLPVMMGLIDFWNASGMGLETLAVLPYSHLLRSLPTYLQQLEMESNGKRCTSTGELSRAPSAPIVWGGSGIVGQHAYHQQFYQGTRMMPMHFIVPRHAPDERTRMVQLNALAQSAALMRGKTRDEALDELRRSGLSEQEATRLSPHVACPGNQPSTTLLMPPFNPRTLGQLLAMYEHKVFVQGWLLGINSFDQYGVEYGKQMARALAGGNLPADADASTRGLHAALGKSG, encoded by the coding sequence ATGAACCTGCTGATGCAGACATCCGCATGGCCTGCGCTGAGGTCCAAGGCGATCCAGCTGTCGCGCGTGCACCTGCGGAATTTCTTCGAACAGGACAGTGAGCGCTTCGCGCGCTATTCGCTGGCGCACGACGGCTGGCTGATGGATTACTCGAAGCAGCGCGTCGACGACGAAACCCTGTCGCTGCTGATGGAACTGGTGCATGCGCTCGACCTTCCGCGCGGCATCCGCGCGCTGGCCGCCGGAGACCAGGTGAATTTCACCGAGCGCCGCGCCGCGCTGCACATGGCGCTGCGCGCGCGCGACGGCGCTCACGCCGAACTGGTGCGCGACTGCCTCGGCGCGCTCGAACACTGGGTGGGTCTGATCCGTCGGCGGGAATTGCTCGGCGCAACCGGCCAGACCATCACTCACGTGATCAATCTGGGCATCGGCGGCTCGGACCTCGGTCCGCGGCTCGCGATGGAAGCACTCGAACCGCAGTGCGACGGCCCGGTGGTCAAGCTGGTGGCCAACCTCGATCCGGTGGCGCTCGACATGGCATTGCGCGAGTGCAAACCGGCGCACACCGCGTTTGTGCTGTCGTCGAAAAGCTTCACCACGCAGGAAACGCTGGCCAACGCGAAGGTTGCAATGAAGTGGCTGGCCGACGGGCTCGGGAGCGCGGGGGTAGGCCAGCATCTGTTTGCCGTGACCAACCGTCCTGCGGCGGCGCAGGAACTCGGGGTACCGGCCGAACGCTGCCTGTTTCTGCCGGAATGGGTCGGCGGCCGCTACTCGGTATGGTCGTCGATCGCGCTGCCGCTGGCCTGCGCGATCGGCATGCCGGCCTTCCGCGAAATGCTTGATGGCGCGCGCTCCATGGACGAGCACTTCACCCAGGCGCCGATGAGCAGCAACCTGCCTGTCATGATGGGCCTGATCGATTTCTGGAACGCCAGCGGAATGGGGCTGGAAACACTTGCCGTGCTGCCCTACAGCCATCTGCTGCGCAGCCTGCCGACCTACCTGCAGCAACTGGAGATGGAAAGCAATGGCAAGCGTTGCACATCGACCGGGGAGCTGAGCCGGGCGCCGAGTGCGCCGATCGTGTGGGGTGGCTCGGGCATAGTCGGTCAGCACGCCTATCACCAGCAGTTCTATCAGGGCACGCGCATGATGCCCATGCACTTCATCGTGCCGCGCCACGCACCCGACGAGCGTACCCGCATGGTGCAGCTGAACGCGCTCGCGCAAAGTGCAGCACTGATGCGCGGCAAGACGCGCGACGAGGCGCTTGATGAACTGCGGCGCAGCGGGCTGTCGGAGCAGGAAGCCACCCGGCTGTCACCGCATGTCGCCTGCCCGGGCAACCAACCCAGCACCACACTGCTGATGCCGCCATTCAACCCGCGCACGCTCGGCCAGCTGCTTGCGATGTATGAACACAAGGTGTTCGTGCAGGGCTGGCTGCTGGGCATCAACAGCTTCGATCAGTACGGCGTGGAGTACGGCAAGCAGATGGCGCGCGCCCTTGCCGGCGGCAACCTCCCGGCGGATGCCGACGCATCCACCCGCGGTCTGCATGCCGCGCTCGGCAAGTCGGGCTGA
- the pdxH gene encoding pyridoxamine 5'-phosphate oxidase, producing the protein MDPTQHRIDYTLDSLDETAASDDPIVQFRSWFEDAGRVVERDPNAMTLATVGADGRPSARIVLLRGYGDDGFVFFTNYDSRKGDELAGNPHASLLLFWAALERQIRIEGTVSRVSAEESDAYFSLRPLGNRLGAWASPQSREIPSRESLAERVRQFEAKFGAAPPRPENWGGYRLQPDAIEFWQGRSDRLHDRLLYRRSQPGMAWSRVRLAP; encoded by the coding sequence ATGGATCCGACCCAGCACCGCATCGACTACACCCTCGACAGTCTTGACGAGACGGCCGCATCCGATGATCCGATCGTGCAGTTCCGCAGCTGGTTCGAAGACGCCGGTCGCGTGGTCGAGCGCGATCCGAATGCGATGACGCTGGCCACTGTCGGGGCCGACGGTCGCCCGAGTGCCCGCATCGTGCTGCTGCGCGGCTATGGCGACGACGGCTTCGTCTTCTTCACGAACTACGACAGTCGCAAGGGCGATGAGCTTGCCGGTAATCCGCACGCCAGCCTGCTGCTGTTCTGGGCGGCGCTGGAGCGGCAGATCCGTATCGAAGGCACGGTGAGCCGGGTCAGCGCGGAGGAATCGGACGCCTACTTCTCGCTGCGCCCGCTCGGCAACCGGCTCGGCGCATGGGCGTCACCACAGAGCCGCGAGATACCCAGTCGCGAGTCGCTGGCCGAGCGGGTCCGGCAGTTCGAGGCAAAGTTCGGTGCGGCGCCGCCGCGCCCTGAGAACTGGGGTGGTTACCGCCTGCAGCCCGATGCGATCGAGTTCTGGCAGGGCCGGTCGGATCGTCTGCATGACCGCCTGCTGTACCGGCGCAGCCAGCCTGGAATGGCGTGGTCGCGCGTCAGGCTCGCGCCGTAA
- a CDS encoding DUF192 domain-containing protein, producing MIRRLFCLLWIALSAGTQAAPPAVDLAVGMYRVKVEVARTQSARMTGLMHRTEMPADAGMLFVFPQVQTHCMWMRNTLIPLSVAFIDAQGVVINIADMTPHDETSHCATRPARYALETNAGWFASRKLTAGAKVAGLERIPAPE from the coding sequence ATGATCCGAAGACTGTTCTGCCTGCTGTGGATTGCACTGAGCGCCGGCACCCAGGCCGCGCCGCCTGCAGTGGATCTGGCGGTCGGCATGTATCGTGTAAAGGTTGAAGTCGCGCGCACGCAGTCGGCGCGCATGACTGGTCTGATGCACCGCACCGAAATGCCGGCCGATGCGGGCATGCTGTTCGTGTTCCCGCAGGTGCAGACGCACTGCATGTGGATGCGCAACACGCTGATTCCGCTCAGCGTCGCCTTCATCGACGCGCAGGGCGTGGTCATCAATATCGCCGACATGACGCCGCACGACGAAACATCGCACTGCGCGACCCGGCCGGCGCGCTACGCGCTGGAAACCAATGCGGGCTGGTTTGCGTCACGCAAGCTGACTGCTGGCGCAAAGGTCGCCGGGCTCGAACGCATTCCCGCACCCGAATGA
- a CDS encoding pseudouridine synthase, which yields MSRLLLLNKPFGVICQFSADGLHPTLADWVAVPGVYPAGRLDTDSEGLLLLTDDGALQHRITDPKHKMVKRYRVQVERVPDEAALDRLRAGVTLKDGPTRPCAVRRIDEPAGLWPRDPPVRHRVAVPTCWLELDISEGRNRQVRRMTAAIGHPTLRLIRIAIGPWQLGGLQPGQWQEAEHDSPVPSALRKPVRSSAD from the coding sequence GTGAGCCGTCTGCTGCTGCTGAACAAGCCGTTCGGCGTGATCTGCCAGTTTTCCGCCGACGGTCTGCACCCGACGCTGGCCGACTGGGTTGCCGTACCGGGCGTCTATCCGGCCGGACGGCTGGACACCGACAGCGAAGGCCTGCTGCTGCTGACCGACGACGGCGCGCTACAGCATCGCATCACCGATCCGAAGCACAAGATGGTCAAGCGCTACCGGGTGCAGGTCGAACGGGTGCCGGACGAGGCTGCGCTGGATCGCCTGCGTGCCGGCGTGACGCTGAAGGACGGTCCGACGCGCCCGTGCGCGGTGCGCCGCATCGACGAACCGGCCGGTTTGTGGCCGCGCGACCCGCCGGTGCGCCACCGTGTAGCGGTGCCCACCTGCTGGCTCGAACTCGACATCAGCGAGGGGCGCAACCGCCAGGTTCGCCGGATGACGGCCGCGATCGGCCATCCGACGCTGCGTCTGATCCGTATCGCCATCGGTCCGTGGCAACTTGGCGGCCTGCAACCGGGTCAATGGCAGGAAGCGGAGCACGACAGCCCTGTACCGTCCGCCCTGCGCAAGCCCGTGCGATCAAGCGCAGACTGA
- the aceK gene encoding bifunctional isocitrate dehydrogenase kinase/phosphatase, producing MNLPAGQNRVAQAIAQALIDGFDKHYRLFRMVSGNAKERFEQADWQGQHRCIRERIQYYDDRVRECVDRLHNEFHADSLDDNTWQQAKLLYIGLLVNHQQPELAETFFNSVTTKILHRQYFHNDFIFVRPAISTELIESSPPTWRSYYPNQSGLRVAMKTIFCDFGWKRPFTDLDRDVDYVMRAVQSHLGGEWPQREANFQLQVLSSAFYRNKAAYVIGKAINGHQEYPFMVSVLHDRKGGLFLDAILLEPWRVSVMFSLSRAYFMADMQVPSANVHFLRALMPKKPRSEIYTMLGLGKQGKTMFFRDLINHLRHSNDNFVEAPGIRGLVMLVFMLPSYPYVFKIIKDKFGSSKDTDRATVKRKFLMVKQVDRVGRMADTIEFSDIALPAHRFTPELLEQLEELAPSMIERDGDTLVIRHCYIERRMIPLNIYLETASEEQIDHAVYEYGNAIRELAVANIFPGDLLWKNFGVTRYGRVVFYDYDEIEFLTDCNFRRIPPPPSFEHEMSGEVWYSVARNDIFPEEFATFLLSTPKVRAAFLKYHRDLLDVKFWQETQQRIREGHIQDFFPYPEQLRFSRRFGHADVPSGVPA from the coding sequence ATGAATCTTCCGGCAGGCCAGAACCGGGTCGCCCAGGCCATTGCGCAGGCGCTGATCGACGGCTTCGACAAGCACTATCGCCTTTTCCGCATGGTCAGCGGCAATGCCAAGGAGCGCTTCGAACAGGCGGACTGGCAGGGTCAGCACCGCTGCATCCGCGAGCGCATCCAGTATTACGACGACCGTGTGCGCGAGTGCGTCGATCGGCTGCATAACGAGTTTCATGCCGATTCGCTGGACGACAACACCTGGCAGCAGGCCAAGCTGCTGTACATCGGGCTGCTCGTGAATCACCAGCAGCCCGAACTGGCCGAAACCTTCTTCAATTCGGTCACGACCAAAATCCTGCACCGACAGTATTTCCACAACGACTTCATCTTCGTCCGGCCGGCCATTTCGACCGAACTGATCGAAAGCTCGCCGCCGACCTGGCGCAGTTACTACCCGAACCAGTCAGGCCTGCGGGTGGCGATGAAAACCATCTTCTGCGACTTCGGCTGGAAGCGGCCCTTCACCGACCTCGACCGCGACGTCGATTACGTGATGCGCGCCGTGCAGTCGCATCTGGGCGGCGAATGGCCGCAACGGGAAGCCAACTTCCAGTTGCAGGTGCTCAGTTCGGCCTTCTACCGCAACAAGGCGGCCTATGTGATCGGCAAGGCGATCAACGGCCACCAGGAGTATCCGTTCATGGTGTCGGTGCTGCATGACCGCAAGGGCGGGCTGTTTCTCGACGCCATCCTGCTCGAACCCTGGCGGGTCAGCGTCATGTTCTCGCTGTCGCGTGCCTACTTCATGGCCGACATGCAGGTGCCGTCGGCCAACGTGCATTTCCTGCGCGCGCTGATGCCGAAGAAGCCGCGCTCCGAGATCTACACGATGCTCGGGCTGGGCAAGCAGGGGAAGACGATGTTCTTCCGCGACCTGATCAATCACCTGCGCCACTCGAACGACAACTTCGTCGAGGCACCCGGTATCCGCGGACTGGTCATGCTGGTGTTCATGCTTCCGTCCTACCCTTACGTATTCAAGATCATCAAGGACAAGTTCGGCAGCTCGAAGGACACCGACCGGGCAACGGTGAAGCGCAAGTTCCTGATGGTGAAGCAGGTGGACCGCGTCGGCCGCATGGCTGACACGATCGAGTTTTCCGACATCGCGCTGCCGGCGCATCGCTTCACGCCCGAGTTGCTGGAGCAGCTCGAAGAGCTGGCGCCGTCGATGATCGAACGCGACGGCGACACGCTGGTGATCCGCCACTGCTACATCGAGCGGCGCATGATTCCGCTGAACATCTACCTCGAAACGGCCAGCGAGGAACAGATCGATCATGCGGTGTACGAGTACGGCAATGCAATCCGCGAACTGGCGGTCGCCAACATCTTCCCGGGCGACCTGCTGTGGAAGAACTTCGGCGTCACGCGTTACGGGCGGGTCGTGTTCTACGACTACGACGAAATCGAATTCCTGACCGACTGCAACTTCCGCCGCATACCGCCGCCGCCCAGCTTCGAGCATGAAATGTCGGGCGAGGTCTGGTATTCGGTGGCGCGCAACGACATCTTTCCCGAAGAGTTCGCCACCTTCCTGCTGTCGACGCCCAAGGTGCGCGCCGCTTTCCTGAAGTATCACCGCGACCTGCTCGACGTGAAGTTCTGGCAGGAAACGCAGCAGCGCATCCGCGAAGGTCACATACAGGATTTCTTTCCGTATCCGGAGCAGCTGCGTTTCTCGCGCCGTTTCGGACATGCCGATGTGCCGTCCGGCGTGCCTGCGTGA
- the icd gene encoding NADP-dependent isocitrate dehydrogenase: MSTTHIKIPAEGTKIVAGKPVPDNPIIPFIEGDGIGVDITPVMKDVVDAAVAKAYGGKRKITWMEVYAGEKATRMYGPDVWLPEDTLAALKEYVVSIKGPMTTPVGGGIRSLNVALRQELDLYVCLRPVCYFQGVPSPVKHPEQINMVIFRENTEDIYAGIEWQAESDGARKVIKFLRDEMGVKKIRFPETSAIGIKPVSREGSERLIRKALQYAVDNDRKSVTFVHKGNIMKFTEGGFRDFGYGLAQNEFGAEPIDGGPWCKFKNPKTGRDIIVKDAIADAFLQQILLRPADYDVIATLNLNGDYISDALAAQVGGIGIAPGANISDQYAVFEATHGTAPKYAGLDKVNPGSLILSAEMMLRHMGWLEAADLIISSMERAIGDRQVTYDFARLMDGANEVSCSEFGRAMIARM, translated from the coding sequence ATGAGTACAACTCACATCAAGATTCCCGCCGAGGGGACAAAGATCGTCGCGGGCAAACCGGTCCCGGACAACCCCATCATCCCGTTCATCGAAGGCGACGGCATCGGCGTGGACATCACGCCGGTCATGAAGGACGTCGTGGATGCAGCGGTGGCGAAGGCCTACGGCGGCAAGCGCAAGATCACCTGGATGGAGGTGTATGCAGGCGAGAAGGCCACCCGGATGTACGGCCCTGACGTATGGCTGCCCGAAGACACGCTGGCAGCGCTGAAGGAATACGTGGTGTCGATCAAGGGCCCGATGACGACGCCGGTCGGTGGCGGCATCCGCTCGCTGAACGTTGCGCTGCGTCAGGAGCTTGACCTCTACGTCTGCCTGCGCCCGGTGTGCTACTTCCAGGGCGTGCCGAGCCCGGTCAAGCACCCGGAGCAGATCAACATGGTGATCTTCCGCGAAAATACTGAAGACATCTATGCCGGCATCGAGTGGCAGGCCGAGTCGGACGGGGCGCGTAAGGTGATCAAGTTCCTGCGCGACGAAATGGGCGTCAAGAAGATCCGCTTCCCGGAAACATCGGCCATCGGCATCAAGCCGGTGTCGCGCGAGGGCTCGGAACGCCTGATCCGCAAGGCGTTGCAGTACGCGGTGGACAACGATCGCAAGTCAGTCACCTTCGTGCACAAGGGCAACATCATGAAGTTCACGGAAGGCGGCTTCCGCGACTTCGGCTATGGGCTGGCGCAGAACGAGTTCGGTGCCGAGCCGATCGATGGCGGCCCGTGGTGCAAGTTCAAGAACCCGAAGACCGGTCGCGACATCATCGTCAAGGATGCGATCGCCGACGCCTTCCTGCAGCAGATCCTGCTGCGCCCGGCCGATTACGACGTGATCGCGACGCTGAATCTGAACGGCGACTACATTTCCGACGCGCTGGCAGCACAGGTCGGCGGCATCGGCATTGCGCCGGGCGCCAACATTTCGGATCAGTACGCCGTGTTCGAAGCCACGCACGGCACGGCTCCGAAGTACGCGGGTCTGGACAAGGTGAATCCGGGTTCGCTGATCCTGTCCGCAGAGATGATGCTGCGCCACATGGGCTGGCTCGAAGCGGCTGATCTGATCATCTCTTCAATGGAGCGCGCCATCGGCGACCGGCAGGTGACTTACGACTTTGCCCGTCTGATGGACGGCGCAAACGAAGTGTCCTGCTCGGAATTCGGCCGTGCAATGATCGCGCGCATGTAA
- the cspE gene encoding transcription antiterminator/RNA stability regulator CspE — protein sequence MATGTVKWFNDSKGYGFITPDDGSEDLFAHFSAIQMGGFKTLKEGQKVSFEVTQGPKGKQAANIQAA from the coding sequence ATGGCAACTGGCACTGTGAAGTGGTTCAACGATTCCAAAGGTTACGGCTTCATCACGCCCGACGACGGCAGCGAAGATCTGTTCGCGCATTTTTCCGCGATTCAGATGGGAGGCTTCAAGACGCTCAAGGAAGGTCAGAAAGTGAGTTTTGAAGTGACGCAAGGCCCGAAAGGCAAACAGGCGGCGAACATCCAGGCGGCTTGA
- the clpS gene encoding ATP-dependent Clp protease adapter ClpS, which translates to MVTRKQEETLLELEKNRAEPPPLFKVMVLNDDYTPMDFVVGVLQRFFAMSREQATRVMLKVHTEGAGVCGIYPRDVAASKVEQVCTFARQHQHPLACVMEEN; encoded by the coding sequence ATGGTTACACGCAAGCAGGAAGAAACACTTCTTGAGCTTGAAAAGAACAGGGCGGAGCCCCCACCTCTCTTCAAGGTCATGGTGTTGAATGACGATTACACCCCGATGGACTTCGTGGTTGGAGTGCTCCAGAGGTTTTTTGCCATGAGCAGGGAACAGGCTACCCGCGTGATGCTCAAGGTACATACGGAGGGCGCCGGAGTTTGCGGCATTTACCCCAGGGACGTAGCAGCGTCCAAGGTCGAACAGGTGTGTACCTTTGCCCGCCAGCATCAACATCCGCTGGCGTGTGTCATGGAGGAAAATTGA